From a region of the Podospora pseudopauciseta strain CBS 411.78 chromosome 7 map unlocalized CBS411.78m_7, whole genome shotgun sequence genome:
- a CDS encoding uncharacterized protein (EggNog:ENOG503NZF3; COG:O), which yields MVRLSPLPLAALLLPSLIAAQSTILSSSPPPSETACNNSPDLCSRSYSNITHIGAHNSAFLRDASTGNSIAGNQYYNATLALSSGLRLLQAQVHLHDNTLKLCHTLCDLLDAGPLETFLSSMASWLSLNPNEVITLLLVNSDSQPITSFASLFESSSLSQYGFIPTNTTTIWPTLSEMISLNHRLVTFITNITPSPSSPYLLPEFSYIFETPFNNTSPSSFTCTLDRPLSTGAASAALSSGLLPLLNHFLYVDLSSGIQIPNVDSIDSTNSPDLVTTGSLGRHAELCSGQDQWGTKPVFVLVDFFNRGPAIETGDRLNGIQGKTVGRTTLPVEGSGGAAAGAATGDAAGARGNLKAFGALVGFLGVALVVL from the coding sequence ATGGTCCGATTATCACCACTACCTCTCGCAGCCCTCCTGCTGCCATCCCTCATCGCCGCCCAATcaaccatcctctcctcatcaccaccaccttcagaAACAGCCTGCAACAACTCCCCCGACCTCTGCTCCCGCTCCTACTCCAACATAACCCACATCGGCGCCCACAACTCGGCCTTCCTCCGCGACGCCTCCACCGGCAACTCCATCGCCGGCAACCAATACTACAacgccaccctcgccctctcctccggccTCCGCCTCTTACAGGCTCAAGTCCACCTCCACGACAACACCCTCAAGCTCTGCCACACCCTCTGCGACCTCCTCGACGCCGGCCCCCTCGagaccttcctctcctccatggCCAGCTGgctctccctcaacccaaaCGAagtcatcaccctcctcctcgtaaACTCCGACTCCcaacccatcacctccttcgcATCCCTCTTcgaatcctcctccctctcccaatACGGCTTCatccccaccaacaccaccaccatttgGCCCACCCTATCAGAAATGATAtccctcaaccaccgccTAGTAACCTTCATaaccaacatcaccccctccccttcgtctccttacctcctccccgaATTCTCATACATCTTCGAAACCCCCTTCAACAatacctccccctcttccttcaCTTGCACCCTCGACCGCCCCCTTTCCACCggcgccgcctccgccgctcTATCCTCCGGCCTGCTACCCCTGCTGAACCACTTCCTCTACGTCGACCTCTCCTCCGGGATCCAGATCCCAAACGTCGACTCCATCGACTCGACCAACTCCCCTGATCTTGTCACCACCGGTTCCTTAGGCAGACACGCAGAGCTTTGCTCCGGACAGGACCAGTGGGGCACAAAACCGGTATTTGTCCTTGTAGACTTTTTCAACCGTGGACCCGCGATAGAGACGGGCGACAGGCTCAACGGGATACAAGGGAAGACAGTTGGGAGGACAACCTTACCCGTGGAGGGGAGCGGTGGTGcagctgctggtgctgcgaCGGGGGATGCAGCCGGGGCGAGGGGGAATCTCAAGGCTTTTGGGGCGCTggtggggtttttgggggtggcCTTGGTTGTTCTCTGA
- the PDE2 gene encoding 3',5'-cyclic-nucleotide phosphodiesterase (EggNog:ENOG503NU2P; COG:E), whose translation MENPMESAKCNVIYVHRAVSEDRYVQSSHGLSGSGVSGSLEDNVRLISSAFESGEACLGHLRMLDSEPSTKTKPTIIFLDTPAQEPIPGNKWWEFPTEPDLYGFDLLQWIDGDSRAKRMSNLVTVIPVVTRQDSSLAIDPEVLRSLRIQLVSRGATDAVLSPLSSSCLDDIRVHVERVCRNRNAFSPHGRNNNNNLVGETMISTLLPDLCTSFQGIDVPLNWEETRIDAEKKALLSHAIGQFQFDAPQFEREELKVAASLIFEHAFSAPELAPWRLERGQLQAFIDACCAAYKSDVEYHNFCHVVDVLQHIFHTLVRIGALPPYPPSSSTTPRPTSDSEFAQCIEPHIALTLLVTAIGHDVGHPGVNNGFLVKTNDPLARLYSDRSVLESYHCAAFTDILRKYWPKFYKCATMKKLVIDSILATDMGVHDNYMVQLRGVLDRIRKAREGQEDMARNHSPFHMDMEPKQTLICALLIKCADISNVARGYDTAVTWMHTLSRETAQQRQKERERNVPTSVHSLPGNDQLTLASNQLLFMNKFAAPLFVGVAELIPELSFCVEAIKENKLKFEAILKDGDEHESSPSQTDFPDAQRPKSSQNSMQPAASRPNPPEINGINTSFDAVDDDSHSHCAHRQRCSETTELSSAPDSAGTGKMPLSPSTQGTSIVSINSSVDPPVSCAVTSSTPDSFRNQGKGAFQHQASPNSGYLNGNTNLGGSDTQLGLAPGGQLKKKTSFIQRFGDMWKRSPKSSSP comes from the exons ATGGAAAACCCAATGGAGAGTGCGAAATGCAATGTGATATACGTTCACCGCGCTGTTTCTGAGGACCGATATGTCCAATCAAGTCATGGTTTATCGGGCAGCGGAGTGTCTGGCTCGCTCGAGGACAATGTCCGTCTCATTTCGAGCGCTTTCGAGAGCG GGGAAGCTTGCCTTGGCCACTTGCGGATGCTTGACTCGGAGCCGTCgaccaaaaccaaaccaaccatcATTTTCCTAGACACCCCCGCTCAGGAGCCAATACCAGGCAATAAGTGGTGGGAATTTCCCACCGAACCGGATCTCTATGGGTTTGACTTGCTGCAATGGATAGACGGAGACTCACGCGCCAAGAGGATGTCTAACCTTGTCACAGTGATTCCTGTGGTCACTCGGCAAGACAGCTCGCTGGCTATCGACCCCGAAGTTCTCAGGTCGTTGCGAATTCAACTTGTCTCCCGTGGGGCTACCGATGCTGTGTTGAGCCCACTCAGCTCCAGTTGTCTTGACGACATCAGGGTACATGTTGAACGGGTGTGCCGAAATCGAAATGCATTCAGCCCACATGgaagaaacaacaacaacaacttaGTCGGCGAGACCATGATATCAACCCTCCTGCCCGACCTCTGTACTTCATTTCAAGGAATCGACGTCCCCCTCAACTGGGAGGAAACTCGCATTGATGCCGAAAAAAAGGCCCTGCTTTCGCACGCTATCGGCCAATTTCAATTTGACGCTCCGCAATTCGAACGCGAAGAACTGAAGGTGGCGGCGTCACTCATATTCGAGCATGCCTTTTCAGCGCCTGAGCTGGCCCCGTGGCGGTTAGAGAGAG GACAACTGCAAGCCTTTATTGATGCTTGCTGTGCCGCGTATAAGAGCGATGTGGAATATCACAACTTTTGCCACGTGGTCGACGTCTTGCAACACATTTTCCACACTCTTGTTCGCATAGGAGCATTGCCTCCCTATCCACCTTCCTCTAGCACCACTCCCAGGCCTACCTCAGACTCTGAGTTCGCGCAGTGCATCGAGCCTCACATAGCGCTCACACTCCTCGTCACCGCCATTGGTCATGATGTTGGGCATCCAGGAGTCAACAACGGCTTCCTGGTGAAGACCAACGACCCGCTCGCCCGATTGTACAGTGATCGGTCCGTTTTGGAATCCTATCATTGTGCCGCCTTCACGGATATCCTCCGCAAGTACTGGCCCAAATTCTACAAATGCGCCACCATGAAGAAGCTTGTGATCGActccatcttggccaccGATATGGGTGTGCACGACAACTATATGGTGCAACTGAGGGGTGTTTTGGACAGGATCCGCAAGGCTCGCGAAGGACAAGAGGACATGGCTCGAAATCACTCGCCTTTCCACATGGATATGGAGCCGAAGCAGACGCTGATCTGTGCACTTTTGATCAAGTGCGCCGACATCAGCAACGTT GCTCGAGGGTACGACACAGCCGTGACATGGATGCATACCCTGTCCAGGGAAACGGCCCAGCAACGacaaaaagagagagagagaaacgTGCCGACGTCCGTTCACTCGCTGCCTGGCAATGACCAGCTGACTCTTGCTTCGAACCAACTGTTGTTTATGAATAAGTTCGCAGCTCCCCTTTTCGTGGGCGTGGCGGAACTCATTCCGGAGTTGAGTTTCTGCGTCGAGGCAATCAAGGAGAACAAACTGAAGTTCGAGGCCATCTTGAAAGACGGGGATGAGCATGAGAGCTCACCCTCTCAGACGGATTTCCCCGATGCTCAAAGGCCAAAATCATCACAAAATTCCATGCAGCCTGCAGCCAGCCGGCCCAATCCCCCCGAAATCAACGGCATCAACACAAGCTTTGACGCGGTGGACGACGATTCGCACTCTCACTGTGCCCACAGGCAGCGATGCAGCGAGACGACCGAGCTGAGCTCAGCACCAGACAGTGCCGGTACAGGGAAGATGCCCCTATCACCCAGCACGCAGGGAACGAGCATTGTGAGCATCAATTCGTCGGTTGACCCTCCCGTCAGTTGTGCAGTGACAAGCAGCACTCCGGATTCCTTCAGGAACCAGGGGAAAGGGGCTTTCCAGCACCAAGCCTCGCCAAACAGTGGATACCTGAATGGAAACACTAATCTTGGTGGATCTGACACACAATTGGGCTTGGCTCCGGGCGGACAGttaaagaagaaaaccaGCTTTATCCAGAGGTTCGGGGATATGTGGAAGAGGTCTCCTAAAAGTTCGAGCCCATAG
- a CDS encoding uncharacterized protein (COG:O; EggNog:ENOG503NWF4; MEROPS:MER0002010), which yields MRIAASTVLLGVASAASFQQQTQHVLSSGYERAQAGMKPLAEQFVDAAGKPIANIEEAFHGMTAEVKALWDEIKLLVPESAFNHSNWFTKPKPARRRHDWDHVVKGADVQKLWVQGESGEDHRQVDGKLADFNLRVKAVDPSKLGVDKVKQYSGYLDDEANDKHLFYWFFESRNDPKNDPVVLWLNGGPGCSSLTGLFLELGPSSIDKKLKVVNNEFSWNNNASVIFLDQPVNVGYSYSGNSVSNTIAAGKDVYALLSLFFHQFPEYAKQDFHIAGESYAGHYIPVFASEILSHKNRNINLKSILIGNGLTDGLTQYEHYRPMACGKGGYPAVLDESECRSMDNALPRCQSLIQNCYDSGSVWSCVPASIYCNNALIGPYQRTGQNVYDIRGKCEDSSNLCYSALGWISEYLNQQDVMDALGVEVSGYESCNFDINRNFLFQGDWMQPFHRLVPNILKEIPVLIYAGDADYICNWLGNQAWTEALEWPGKKNFNKASIKDLKLAGAEKEYGKVKASGNFTFMQVYQAGHMVPMDQPENSLDFLNRWLGGEWYAK from the exons ATGAGGATCGCTGCTTCGACAGTGCTCCTCGGAGTCGCCTCGGCGGCTTCGTTCCAGCAGCAAACACAGCATGTTCTCTCGAGCGGCTATGAACGGGCCCAGGCTGGCATGAAGCCGCTCGCCGAACAGTTCGTTGACGCTGCTGGCAAGCCCATCGCCAACATTGAGGAGGCCTTCCATGGCATGACCGCCGAGGTCAAGGCCCTCTGGGACGAGATCAAGCTCCTCGTGCCAGaaagtgccttcaaccactCCAACTGGTtcaccaagcccaagcccgcCCGTCGCCGTCACGACTGGGACCACGTCGTCAAGGGCGCCGATGTCCAGAAGCTCTGGGTTCAGGGCGAGAGCGGTGAAGACCACCGCCAGGTGGATGGCAAGCTTGCCGATTTCAACCTCCGTGTCAAGGCTGTTGACCCATCCAAGCTTGGCGTCGACAAGGTAAAGCAGTACAGCGGTTAtttggatgatgaggccAATGACAAGCACTTGTTTTACT GGTTCTTCGAGTCTCGCAACGATCCCAAGAACGACCCCGTGGTCCTTTGGCTCAACGGCGGTCCAGGCTGCTCTTCCCTCACTGGCTTGTTCCTCGAGCTCGGTCCTTCATCGATCgacaagaagctcaaggttGTGAACAACGAGTTCAGCTGGAACAACAATGCCAGCGTCATCTTCCTTGACCAGCCCGTCAACGTCGGTTACTCGTACTCTGGCAACTCCGTGAGCAACACCATTGCTGCTGGCAAGGATGTCTACGCTCTCCTGTCCCTCTTCTTTCACCAGTTCCCCGAGTACGCCAAGCAAGACTTCCACATTGCTGGCGAGTCCTATGCTGGTCACTACATTCCCGTCTTTGCCTCTGAGATCCTGTCCCACAAGAACCgcaacatcaacctcaagTCGATCCTTATCGGGAATGGTTTAACTGACGGTCTTACTCAGTACGAGCACTACCGCCCTATGGCTTGCGGCAAGGGTGGTTACCCCGCCGTTCTTGACGAGTCTGAGTGCCGCAGCATGGACAATGCTCTTCCCCGCTGCCAGTCCCTCATCCAGAACTGCTACGACTCTGGTAGTGTCTGGAGTTGCGTTCCTGCTTCTATTTACTGCAACAATGCGCTCATTGGCCCCTACCAGCGGACCGGCCAGAACGTTTATGACATCCGTGGCAAGTGCGAGGATAGCAGCAACCTCTGCTACAGCGCTCTTGGCTGGATCAGCGAGTATCTCAACCAGCAAGATGTCATGGATGCTCTTGGAGTTGAGGTCTCTGGCTACGAAAGCTGCAACTTTGACATCAACCGCAACTTCTTGTTCCAAGGCGACTGGATGCAGCCATTCCATCGCCTCGTCCCCAACATCCTCAAGGAGATCCCCGTTCTCATCTATGCCGGTGATGCCGACTACATCTGCAACTGGCTCGGTAACCAGGCCTGGACTGAGGCTCTTGAGTGGCCCGGCAAGAAGAACTTCAACAAGGCCTCTATCAAGGACTTGAAGCTTGCTGGCGCCGAGAAGGAGTacggcaaggtcaaggccTCTGGCAACTTCACCTTCATGCAGGTGTACCAGGCCGGCCACATGGTTCCCATGGACCAGCCCGAGAACTCTCTTGACTTCCTGAACCGGTGGTTGGGCGGTGAGTGGTACGCGAAATAA
- a CDS encoding uncharacterized protein (BUSCO:EOG0926400M; EggNog:ENOG503NYU7; COG:J), producing the protein MVIQQPSNQIKLTNVSLVRLKKGKKRFEIACYKNKVLEWRSGIETDLDNVLQIPNVFLNVSKGQTAPSAELAKAFGKDVSVDDIILEILKKGEMQVGEKERSAQLERVHNEVMGMVASKLVDPRTKRVYTTSIIEKALDQLSSQAHQQSNSDKDKKEDGNSASGTPATGEAGESKPQAPKPIWKGVSATKSAKSQALEAMKALVAHQPIPIARARMRVRVTCPTNVLKQSVKAPKAAAGKEDEDGEKKAPGTVKDKILGLFEQVESQDVMGSEWEAVGFVEPGIFKDLSDFIENETKGRGNVEVLDRAVTHED; encoded by the coding sequence ATGGTCATCCAACAACCTTCCAACCAAATCAAGCTAACAAACGTCTCCCTCGTCCGCCTCAAAAAAGGCAAAAAGCGCTTCGAAATTGCCTGCTACAAAAACAAAGTCCTCGAGTGGCGCTCCGGCATCGAAACAGACCTCGACAACGtcctccaaatcccaaaCGTCTTCCTCAACGTCTCCAAAGGCCAAACCGCCCCCTCGGCCGAGCTCGCCAAAGCCTTTGGCAAGGACGTCTCCGtcgacgacatcatcctCGAGATTCTCAAGAAGGGCGAGATGCAAGTCGGAGAAAAAGAACGCTCCGCCCAGTTGGAGCGCGTGCACAATGAGGTGATGGGCATGGTGGCCAGCAAGCTGGTTGACccgaggacgaagagggtATACACCACGAGTATCATCGAAAAGGCGCTCGATCAGCTCAGTTCGCAGGCGCACCAGCAGAGTAATAGCGACAAGGATAAGAAGGAGGACGGGAACAGTGCCAGTGGGACGCCCGCAACGGGGGAGGCAGGGGAGTCGAAACCGCAGGCGCCGAAGCCGATTTGGAAGGGCGTGAGCGCTACCAAGAGCGCAAAGTCGcaggcgttggaggcgaTGAAGGCTCTTGTTGCGCACCAGCCGATACCTATCGCGAGAGCGCGCATGCGGGTGCGTGTTACTTGCCCGACGAATGTCCTGAAGCAGTCAGTCAAGGCTCCCAAAGCGGCTGCTGGaaaggaggacgaggatggggagaagaaggcacCAGGCACGGTCAAGGATAAGATTCTCGGTTTATTCGAGCAGGTCGAGAGTCAGGACGTCATGGGTTCCGAGTGGGAAGCTGTTGGTTTCGTTGAACCAGGCATCTTCAAGGATCTTTCAGATTTCATCGAGAACGAGACCAAGGGGAGAGGCAACGTCGAGGTGCTGGATAGGGCGGTCACACACGAGGActaa
- the RPS18 gene encoding ribosomal 40S subunit protein S18B (EggNog:ENOG503P2B2; BUSCO:EOG09264YEG; COG:J), producing the protein MQPHIVHLSWSVPGQVNFCPPHVTTHKSENPSAHKFANDPFYETSTATKFWTTRAKPRQQLPIMSLVSGEKSNFNHILRLLNTNVDGKQKVVYSLTKIKGVGRRYSNLVCKKADVDLKKRAGELTSEELERLVTIIQNPTAYKIPAWFLNRQRDIVDGKDSQILANGVDSKLRDDLERLKKIRAHRGLRHYWGLRVRGQHTKTTGRRGRTVGVSKKKGG; encoded by the exons ATGCAGCCCCACATTGTTCACCTTAGCTGGTCCGTGCCTGGGCAAGTGAATTTCTGCCCCCCACACGTGACCACACACAAATCCGAAAACCCATCGGCTCACAAATTCGCTAACGACCCTTTTTACGAAACCTCGACAGCAACCAAATTCTGGACAACACGAGCGAAGCCTCGACAACAGTTGCCCATCATGAGTTTGGTCTCGGGTGAGAAG AGCAATTTCAACCACATTCTGCGTCTGCTCAACACCAACGTTGACGGCAAGCAGAAGGTCGTTTACTCCTTGAC CAAGATCAAGGGTGTCGGTCGCCGCTACTCCAACTTGGTGTGCAAGAAGGCCGATGTCGACCTGAAGAAGCGCGCCGGTGAGCTCACCTCCGAAGAGCTCGAGCGTCTGGTCACCATCATCCAGAACCCCACCGCCTACAAGATCCCCGCC TGGTTCCTCAACAGACAGCGCGACATTGTCGATGGCAAGGACTCCCAGATCCTCGCCAACGGTGTCGACTCCAAGCTCCGTGATGATCTCGAGCGCTTGAAGAAGATCCGTGCCCACCGTGGTCTCCGTCACTACTGGGGCCTCCGTGTCCGTGGCCAGCACACCAAGACGACTGGTCGCCGCGGCCGGACCGTTGGTgtctccaagaagaagggtggtTAA
- a CDS encoding uncharacterized protein (EggNog:ENOG503NVVM) gives MLDENLPTFRFKPSSDDPLSTILYFTQNGSEPSPEYLLRKPDPALPASRNKYGVGLCDPYNHNVVYGEVTVEPEWTLPTLSAAEIRAQAQSGAPPAPATAIIPDSFSIQLYDPDQTIAMKLMAGSWNKSDTWEFEIPVQTFKTPTTSELDREQQNTSPAAADLIPRIMFRWKKEGKLSKDMTCYMSGKNTAGKKSKEPDITVAMYKGSRESAMTLYQPNLHRVEVEDRKGLELVLLLGAEVIKDLYLNPKPGLFNVSATSPGPLPNPQKRKNSRPNVVAAAAVVPPPAATPPAAMSGALNNTPPPVKNNTMPTTSSKPGAAPPTTTANNIPPPPPGGPPNKQAVTFTSTPTASIEAETRRLQELVEREQREREKAERAEQKRIKKMLEEEEKAQRKREAEIAKETERLRKKYGVEGQDLPSDRPSLPPRPASSVNNSPSIPQQQQFFPAPPPPQQQQPQWLGAPAPALPPRPVSAGPGSGPNQQQGGQGPFHCNKLNVLWKGAGQQLEHVRSQVESRMSPELQAKLSQTLPHRPKKEEEGGGGRRRVQRKRSSGF, from the coding sequence ATGCTCGACGAAAACCTTCCAACCTTTCGGTTCAAGCCATCGTCAGACGACCCACTCTCAACCATACTTTACTTCACTCAGAACGGCTCCGAGCCATCTCCCGAGTATCTATTGCGAAAACCAGACCCCGCGCTGCCAGCTTCTCGCAACAAGTATGGCGTTGGGCTTTGCGATCCTTATAACCACAATGTTGTATACGGCGAGGTGACGGTCGAACCGGAATGGACACTGCCTACCCTCTCCGCGGCCGAGATCCGTGCCCAAGCACAGTCTGGCGCTCCTCCTGCGCCAGCGACAGCGATTATTCCAGACAGCTTCTCTATCCAACTCTATGATCCAGATCAGACTATCGCAATGAAGCTGATGGCAGGCAGCTGGAACAAGAGTGATACCTGGGAGTTTGAGATTCCAGTTCAGACATTTAAGACTCCCACGACGAGTGAGCTCGACCGTGAGCAGCAGAACACCTCTCCAGCAGCCGCTGATCTGATCCCGCGGATCATGTTCCGTTGGAAAAAGGAGGGCAAACTCAGCAAGGATATGACATGTTACATGTCAGGCAAGAACACGGCAggcaagaagagcaaggagCCCGATATCACAGTCGCCATGTACAAGGGATCAAGAGAAAGCGCCATGACCCTCTACCAGCCAAACCTTCACCGAGTAGAGGTTGAAGACCGCAAGGGACTAGAgctggtcctcctcctcggcgcaGAAGTCATCAAGGATCTCTacctcaaccccaagccaGGGCTGTTCAACGTCTCGGCCACCAGCCCCGggcccctccccaacccgcagaagaggaagaactCCCGTCCCAAtgtggtggcagcagcagcagttgtTCCACCCCCGgcagcaacccccccagccGCCATGTCAGGAGCCTTGAACAACACTCCTCCCCCGGTCAAGAACAACACAATGCCTactacctcctccaaacctgGCGCAgctcccccaacaacaacagcaaacaacatcccacccccgccccccggCGGCCcaccaaacaaacaagccgtaaccttcacctccacccctaCAGCCTCCATCGAAGCAGAAACCCGCCGCCTGCAAGAACTCGTCGAGCGCGAACAACGCGAGCGGGAGAAGGCCGAACGCGCAGAGCAGAAGCGCATCAAAAAGATGctcgaagaggaggaaaaggcccAGCGCAAGCGAGAAGCGGAAATCGCTAAAGAAACGGAACGTCTGCGCAAGAAGTACGGGGTTGAGGGCCAGGACCTCCCATCGGATcggccttctttgcctccTAGGCCGGCGTCATCGGTGAATAACTCGCCTTCTAtcccgcagcagcaacagttTTTCCCTGCCCCCCcgccgccacagcagcagcagccgcagtGGTTAGGTGCTCCGGCGCCGGCGCTGCCGCCACGACCGGTGAGTGCGGGGCCGGGGTCGGGCCCGAATCAACAGCAAGGGGGCCAGGGGCCGTTTCATTGCAATAAGCTGAATGTGCTTTGGAAGGGGGCGGGGCAGCAGTTGGAGCATGTGAGGAGTCAGGTTGAGAGTAGGATGAGTCCGGAGTTGCAGGCGAAGTTGAGCCAGACGCTGCCGCATAGgccgaagaaggaggaggaggggggtgggggacggaggagggtgcagaggaagaggagttCTGGGTTTTAG
- the MTS50 gene encoding Mitogen-activated protein kinase adapter protein MST50 (COG:S; BUSCO:EOG09263CAC; EggNog:ENOG503NYJF) → MNFDSGTAYAESDADDEYERDIHGSSPMATDVETSPIDSDPPSTEHTPTTYGYRSSADRLPETIISEWTAEECADFIASIGVQQYADIFLENEIVGEALVALQHDDLKSMGINSVGHRLTILKSVYDVKKAQDVPIESDHYMPPTAETEAQAANATLKDIQHLVQQLRVRDERISMFEQDLRRLTDDFRRLREDMLPALRLAKDYQQPLPNDPSYGDTLSPPAPTPSSANQYNSSLSRKYSTKVIKLGTTPKATSPTHLQTTHNPSLVEQTLDPSGAADRAVMSSSHLAAMNGVGSSVSPGYPSPNMPSPTSPPSTGLVGNTLSSRAYRSDQPPQQQQQQPQQPPSSTRTTFSENDHYGNQTKTTAVPAPRRMQTPAPETPGSSNSVEIFKSFRVSMDDPCYKVLPAALKKYQINAPWDQYALYIVYGDQERCLGLDEKPLILFKQLDKEGKKPMFMLRKTNNAQAGGAVGGDGGGMGGGDGGSSSSSRGVRGWGLGGGEGGWG, encoded by the exons ATGAATTTCGATTCAGGTACCGCCTACGCCGAGTCggacgccgacgacgagtACGAGAGAGATATCCATGGAAGCTCGCCCATGGCCACTGATGTCGAGACCTCTCCTATCGATTCTGACCCACCTTCAACCGAACACACACCGACAACCTATGGCTATCGCTCAAGCGCCGACAGGCTCCCAGAGACCATCATTTCGGAATGGACTGCCGAAGAGTGTGCCGATTTTATTGCGTCAATAGGCGTTCAACAATATGCAGATATATTTCTAG AAAACGAGATTGTGGGCGAGGCTCTGGTGGCTCTTCAGCATGACGATCTCAAATCCATGGGAATCAACAGCGTGGGCCACCGCCTAACAATATTGAAATCCGTGTATGATGTCAAAAAAGCCCAGGATGTACCTATCGAGAGCGATCATTACATGCCGCCCA CTGCGGAAACCGAAGCCCAGGCAGCAAACGCAACGTTGAAGGACATTCAACATCTTGTCCAGCAACTGCGTGTTCGAGACGAGCGGATCTCCATGTTTGAACAGGACTTGCGTCGACTCACGGACGATTTTAGGAGGCTGCGCGAGGATATGCTCCCCGCGTTGAGGTTGGCCAAGGATTACCAACAGCCTTTACCAAACGATCCGTCGTATGGAGATACCCTATCGCCGCCTGCACCAACGCCGTCATCAGCCAACCAATACAATAGTAGCCTGTCGAGGAAATACTCAACTAAAGTGATTAAGCTCGGGACGACACCAAaagcaacatcaccaactcaTCTTCAAACCACACACAACCCTTCCCTAGTCGAGCAGACCCTCGACCCCTCGGGAGCGGCAGACAGAGCAGTCATGTCGTCGTCCCACCTCGCAGCCATGAACGGCGTAGGCAGCTCCGTCTCCCCGGGATATCCATCACCCAACAtgccctcccccacctcgcCACCAAGCACCGGTCTAGTAGGCAATACCTTGTCCTCACGAGCCTACCGCTCTGATCAAccaccccagcagcaacagcaacaaccacagcaaccgCCCTCGTCAACCAGAACAACCTTTTCCGAAAACGACCACTACGgcaaccaaaccaaaacaacgGCCGTCCCCGCGCCGAGAAGGATGCAAACCCCGGCGCCAGAAACACCAGGGTCGAGTAACTCGGTCGAAATATTCAAGTCTTTTAGGGTGAGTATGGATGACCCGTGTTACAAGGTGCTGCCGGCGGCGTTGAAGAAGTACCAGATCAACGCGCCCTGGGACCAGTATGCGCTGTACATTGTGTATGGGGACCAGGAGAGGTGTCTGGGGCTGGATGAGAAGCCGTTGATTCTGTTCAAGCAGCTGGacaaggaggggaagaagccgATGTTTATGCTCAGGAAGACAAACAATGCGCAGGCTGGGGgggcggttgggggggatggtggggggatgggagggggggatgggggcagcagcagcagcagccggggAGTGCGGGGTTGGggtctggggggaggggaggggggatggggatga